One segment of Curtobacterium poinsettiae DNA contains the following:
- a CDS encoding NAD(P)-dependent alcohol dehydrogenase: MRAVVFEQYQTFPSLTEVPKPAPGPGEVLLKVAGAGACHSDVAVYREFQQGQPGAQAPAFVLGHENSGWVEAVGDGVTGFTEGDAYLVYGPVGCGHCSYCSKGQDTYCENAATNPYMGIGLGRDGGMAEYVSVPARNLVPLGDADPIAAAPLSDAALTPYHAIKNSLPNLAGGGRFALVVGLGGLGQIAVQILTALTGATVIATDMKQDAMDRAAARGAITVPGGPDQAERIREITGGRGVDAAFDFVGATPTITVAQASMAVGGRFTVVGIAGGTTEWNFFATPYESTITNTYWGTIEDLHEVVAMYRAGQIVPDVERYALSDALEAYRKLEAGELSGRAVVVPTL; this comes from the coding sequence AAGGTCGCCGGGGCCGGTGCCTGCCACTCCGACGTCGCCGTGTACCGCGAGTTCCAGCAGGGGCAGCCGGGAGCCCAGGCCCCCGCGTTCGTGCTCGGCCACGAGAACTCCGGATGGGTCGAGGCCGTCGGTGACGGGGTCACGGGCTTCACCGAGGGCGACGCCTACCTGGTCTACGGGCCGGTCGGCTGCGGGCACTGCTCGTACTGCTCGAAGGGTCAGGACACCTACTGCGAGAACGCGGCGACGAACCCGTACATGGGGATCGGTCTCGGGCGCGACGGCGGCATGGCGGAGTACGTGAGCGTCCCGGCGCGGAACCTCGTGCCGCTCGGTGACGCCGACCCGATCGCCGCCGCACCGCTCAGCGACGCCGCGCTCACGCCGTACCACGCGATCAAGAACTCCCTGCCGAACCTGGCCGGTGGCGGTCGCTTCGCGCTCGTCGTCGGCCTGGGCGGCCTCGGGCAGATCGCGGTGCAGATCCTCACGGCGCTCACCGGCGCCACGGTCATCGCGACCGACATGAAGCAGGACGCGATGGACCGCGCCGCCGCCCGCGGCGCGATCACCGTCCCCGGCGGCCCGGACCAGGCCGAGCGCATCCGCGAGATCACCGGCGGACGCGGCGTGGACGCGGCCTTCGACTTCGTCGGTGCCACCCCCACGATCACGGTCGCGCAGGCCTCGATGGCGGTCGGCGGCCGGTTCACCGTCGTCGGGATCGCCGGCGGCACCACCGAGTGGAACTTCTTCGCGACGCCGTACGAGTCGACGATCACGAACACGTACTGGGGCACCATCGAGGACCTGCACGAGGTCGTCGCGATGTACCGCGCCGGTCAGATCGTGCCCGACGTCGAGCGGTACGCGCTGTCCGACGCACTCGAGGCCTACCGGAAGCTCGAGGCCGGGGAGCTCTCGGGCCGCGCGGTGGTCGTCCCGACGCTCTAG
- a CDS encoding gamma-glutamyltransferase family protein — MSTPNPAFVPPAAQTTRPDLQGTFGMAASTHWIATATAQSVLERGGNAFDAAVAGAFVLQVVEPHLNGPGGDLTAVFATATNPVPTVLVGQGPAPEGATPEHYRAEGLDLVPGSGALAATVPGAVDAWLLLLRDHGTWELADVLAPAIGYARDGHPVAPAVVRTITAVRELFEQHWPTSAAQWLPGGTVPVPGDLVRNEALAAVLDRLVDAGAGAGSRTGRIDAARSEWAEGSVADAIDRFVREPHRHASGTDHAGVIRSSDLAAFRASYEPATTAEFRGCTIAKTGPWGQGPALLQTLRLLEPLDDALLDPSNELGAHTIVEAQKLALADREAFYGDGEVPMDVLLSDAYADERRVLIGERASAELRPGTVAGVEHAMPPVRTSYDSAGSVGVGEPTVQVARDAEADTEVPPAAPPEDRGEPFVTPDGETRGDTCHIDVVDRWGNIVSATPSGGWLQSSPTIPELGFCLGTRLQMTWLEPDTASTLRPGERPRTTLTPTLVLRDGHPVAALGSPGGDQQDQWQLLFLLRWIVGGYSPQQAIDAPALHTTSFPGSFWPRTWEPAGLVVEDRLGDEVIAALEARGHVVTRGGDWSLGRLSCVTRDPDTGVLGAAANPRGAQGYAAGR; from the coding sequence AGGGCACGTTCGGCATGGCTGCCTCGACGCACTGGATCGCGACGGCGACCGCCCAGTCGGTGCTCGAGCGCGGCGGCAACGCCTTCGACGCCGCCGTCGCCGGCGCCTTCGTCCTGCAGGTCGTGGAGCCCCACCTGAACGGCCCCGGGGGTGACCTGACGGCCGTGTTCGCGACGGCCACGAACCCCGTGCCGACGGTACTGGTCGGGCAGGGCCCCGCCCCCGAGGGCGCGACCCCGGAGCACTACCGCGCCGAGGGCCTCGACCTGGTCCCCGGCTCTGGCGCGCTGGCCGCGACCGTCCCCGGCGCGGTCGACGCCTGGCTGCTCCTGCTCCGCGACCACGGCACCTGGGAGCTGGCCGACGTCCTCGCCCCCGCGATCGGGTACGCCCGTGACGGCCACCCGGTCGCACCTGCGGTGGTCCGGACGATCACCGCAGTGCGCGAGCTGTTCGAGCAGCACTGGCCCACCTCCGCCGCGCAGTGGCTGCCGGGAGGCACGGTGCCGGTCCCCGGGGACCTGGTGCGCAACGAAGCACTCGCCGCAGTGCTCGACCGGCTGGTCGACGCCGGTGCCGGTGCCGGCAGCCGGACCGGCCGCATCGACGCGGCCCGGTCCGAGTGGGCGGAGGGGTCCGTCGCCGACGCGATCGACCGCTTCGTCCGCGAACCGCACCGGCACGCGTCGGGCACCGACCACGCCGGGGTCATCCGGTCATCGGACCTGGCGGCGTTCCGGGCGTCGTACGAACCCGCGACGACCGCCGAGTTCCGCGGCTGCACGATCGCCAAGACCGGGCCGTGGGGCCAGGGTCCGGCGCTGCTCCAGACGCTACGGCTGCTCGAACCGCTCGACGACGCCCTGCTCGACCCGTCGAACGAGCTCGGCGCGCACACGATCGTCGAGGCGCAGAAGCTCGCACTCGCCGACCGCGAGGCGTTCTACGGCGACGGCGAGGTCCCGATGGACGTCCTGCTCTCCGACGCCTACGCCGACGAGCGCCGTGTGCTGATCGGCGAGCGCGCTTCGGCGGAGCTCCGACCCGGCACGGTCGCCGGGGTCGAACACGCGATGCCACCCGTCCGGACCTCGTACGACTCCGCCGGGTCGGTCGGGGTGGGTGAACCCACCGTGCAGGTCGCCCGCGACGCCGAAGCCGACACCGAGGTCCCGCCGGCGGCTCCGCCCGAGGACCGCGGCGAGCCGTTCGTGACCCCGGACGGCGAGACCCGCGGTGACACCTGCCACATCGACGTCGTGGACCGCTGGGGCAACATCGTCAGCGCGACCCCGTCCGGTGGGTGGCTGCAGTCGTCACCGACGATCCCGGAGCTCGGGTTCTGCCTCGGCACGCGCCTGCAGATGACGTGGCTCGAACCGGACACCGCGTCGACCCTGCGGCCCGGCGAGCGCCCCCGCACCACGCTGACCCCGACCCTGGTGCTCCGCGACGGGCACCCGGTGGCTGCGCTCGGTTCCCCCGGCGGTGACCAGCAGGACCAGTGGCAGCTGCTGTTCCTGCTGCGCTGGATCGTCGGCGGGTACTCCCCGCAGCAGGCCATCGACGCACCCGCGCTGCACACGACGTCGTTCCCGGGGTCGTTCTGGCCGCGCACGTGGGAGCCCGCGGGCCTGGTCGTCGAGGACCGCCTGGGCGACGAGGTCATCGCGGCACTCGAGGCCCGCGGACACGTCGTGACCCGCGGCGGTGACTGGAGCCTCGGCCGGCTGTCGTGCGTCACCCGCGACCCGGACACCGGTGTCCTCGGCGCTGCCGCGAACCCCCGCGGCGCGCAGGGCTACGCCGCGGGACGCTGA